In the genome of Pseudomonas putida, one region contains:
- the dctA gene encoding C4-dicarboxylate transporter DctA: MKLAKSLYFQILCAVLLGVVVGHFWAQQAVALKPLGDAFIKLIKMMIAPVVFCTIVTGIAGMTDKRSLGRLMSKTLLLFLVLTVISLVIGLAAVYLFRPGVGMNIDPATLSTEGLGQYAASAAKLSVVDFFMHIIPDTFIGAFNKGEVLPVLFIAVLSGFALSSMGEKGKPVLDVLESASSMVFRIFGYLMRFAPVGAFGALAFTVGQYGVTSLGALAKLVGTLYIACAFFVLVVLGGICRAHGFSLWKLLRYFREEFLVVLGTSSTEPVLPRMLEKLEKLGCKKGVVGLVLPTGYSFNLDGTAIYLSLAAVFIAQTCNIDLSLGQTLTMLAIMLLSSKGAAGVTGSGFVALASTLTVIHDIPLAGLALLIGIDRFMSEARALTSLASNAVATVVISLSENACERETLLRRLNGAPVAPDEEQASRADWSAEPRHHS, encoded by the coding sequence ATGAAACTCGCGAAGTCACTGTATTTCCAGATCCTCTGCGCCGTCCTGCTGGGCGTGGTGGTCGGGCACTTCTGGGCGCAACAGGCCGTTGCGCTCAAGCCACTGGGTGATGCGTTCATCAAACTGATCAAGATGATGATCGCCCCCGTGGTGTTCTGCACCATCGTGACCGGTATCGCCGGCATGACCGACAAGCGCTCTCTGGGGCGGCTGATGAGCAAGACCTTGCTGCTGTTCCTGGTACTGACCGTGATCAGTCTGGTGATCGGCCTGGCTGCGGTGTACCTGTTCCGCCCGGGTGTAGGCATGAACATCGACCCAGCCACCCTTAGCACCGAGGGCCTTGGTCAATACGCCGCGTCTGCGGCGAAGCTCAGCGTGGTCGATTTCTTCATGCACATCATCCCGGACACCTTCATCGGGGCGTTCAACAAAGGTGAAGTGCTGCCGGTACTGTTCATCGCAGTGCTCAGCGGTTTTGCCCTGTCGTCCATGGGCGAAAAGGGCAAGCCGGTACTTGATGTGCTGGAATCGGCCTCGAGCATGGTGTTTCGCATCTTCGGCTATCTGATGCGCTTCGCCCCGGTCGGCGCTTTCGGTGCGCTGGCGTTCACTGTCGGGCAGTACGGCGTGACTTCCCTGGGCGCATTGGCCAAGCTGGTCGGCACGCTCTACATCGCCTGCGCGTTCTTCGTGCTGGTGGTGCTCGGGGGTATCTGCCGTGCGCATGGCTTCAGTCTTTGGAAGCTGCTCCGATATTTCCGCGAGGAGTTTCTGGTGGTGCTCGGCACATCGTCCACCGAGCCCGTTCTGCCGCGCATGCTGGAAAAACTCGAGAAGCTTGGCTGTAAGAAAGGTGTGGTGGGGCTGGTGCTGCCAACCGGCTATTCCTTCAACCTCGACGGTACCGCCATCTACCTGTCGCTGGCAGCGGTTTTCATCGCCCAGACCTGCAACATCGATCTGAGCCTCGGCCAGACGCTGACGATGCTGGCGATCATGCTGTTGTCGTCCAAAGGCGCCGCAGGTGTGACCGGCAGCGGTTTTGTGGCACTGGCCTCGACCCTGACGGTCATTCACGACATCCCCTTGGCCGGCTTGGCCTTGCTGATCGGTATCGATCGCTTCATGTCCGAAGCGCGCGCCCTGACCAGCCTGGCCAGCAATGCCGTGGCCACAGTGGTCATTTCATTGTCGGAAAACGCTTGTGAGCGGGAGACATTGCTGCGCCGCCTGAATGGCGCTCCGGTGGCACCGGACGAGGAGCAAGCGTCTCGGGCGGACTGGTCTGCCGAACCTCGGCATCACAGCTGA
- a CDS encoding CitMHS family transporter, with protein sequence MLALLGLIMVVTFTYLIMSKRLSPIVALTVVPIAFAVIGGFAPELGKMMLDGLKMVAPSAALLLFAILFFGLMIDAGLFDPLIRKILKRVNGDPIKIAIGTALLSLLVALDGDGTTTYMITCAAMLPLYKRIGMNPMILATVSMLSLSIMSGMSPWGGPATRAIAALGLDATEYFIPMLPTVIGGAAWVVFTAYLLGRAERRRIGNIALESGGGNCYIKEILGDNPHKRPRLAYVNLVLVIAVMTALVMGVMHSALLFMIGFVAALMINYPQLELQKERILAHSGNAMTVVLLVFAAGIFAGIFSGTKMVDALAQTLVDWIPEAWSHWFPLVVALTSMPLTFVLSNDAYYFGVVPILANAAAAYGIDPVEIARASVLGQPVHLMSPLVASTLLLVGMVDRDIGDFQKATVKWAVLTSLVITALALVTGALSFFV encoded by the coding sequence ATGCTCGCACTCCTGGGCCTGATCATGGTGGTGACCTTCACCTACCTGATCATGAGTAAACGCCTGTCTCCGATCGTTGCGCTCACCGTGGTACCCATTGCCTTCGCGGTGATCGGTGGTTTTGCCCCCGAGTTGGGCAAGATGATGCTCGATGGCTTGAAGATGGTGGCGCCCTCGGCGGCACTGTTGCTGTTCGCCATTCTGTTCTTTGGCCTGATGATCGATGCCGGTCTGTTCGATCCGCTGATCCGCAAGATCCTCAAGCGTGTCAATGGCGACCCGATCAAGATCGCTATCGGTACGGCACTGCTGTCGCTGCTGGTAGCACTCGACGGTGACGGCACCACCACCTACATGATTACGTGTGCGGCCATGCTGCCGCTGTACAAGCGTATCGGCATGAACCCGATGATCCTGGCCACGGTGTCCATGCTGTCGCTGAGCATCATGAGTGGCATGAGCCCTTGGGGTGGACCGGCAACGCGGGCCATCGCCGCGCTCGGGCTGGACGCGACCGAATATTTCATCCCGATGCTCCCGACTGTGATCGGCGGAGCGGCCTGGGTGGTGTTCACCGCCTACCTGCTGGGCCGCGCCGAGCGTCGGCGCATCGGCAACATCGCCCTGGAGTCTGGTGGCGGCAATTGCTACATCAAGGAAATCCTCGGCGACAACCCGCACAAGCGCCCACGGCTGGCGTACGTGAATCTGGTGCTGGTGATTGCCGTGATGACGGCCTTGGTGATGGGCGTGATGCACTCCGCGCTGTTGTTCATGATCGGTTTCGTCGCAGCGCTGATGATCAACTACCCGCAGCTGGAGCTGCAGAAGGAACGCATCCTCGCCCATTCGGGCAATGCCATGACCGTGGTGTTGCTGGTGTTCGCCGCGGGTATCTTCGCGGGGATCTTCTCCGGCACCAAGATGGTCGATGCCCTGGCGCAGACTCTGGTCGACTGGATTCCCGAGGCCTGGAGCCACTGGTTCCCGCTGGTGGTGGCGCTGACCAGCATGCCGCTGACCTTCGTGCTGTCCAACGACGCCTATTACTTCGGCGTGGTGCCGATCCTGGCCAACGCGGCTGCCGCCTATGGCATCGACCCGGTTGAAATCGCCCGCGCTTCGGTGTTGGGGCAGCCGGTGCACCTGATGAGCCCGTTGGTGGCCTCGACCCTGCTGCTGGTGGGCATGGTCGATCGCGATATCGGCGATTTCCAGAAGGCCACCGTCAAGTGGGCGGTACTGACATCGCTGGTCATCACCGCGCTGGCCTTGGTCACAGGCGCTTTGTCCTTCTTCGTCTGA
- a CDS encoding OprD family porin, with translation MSRAVFRGATCGLLCGWLPVAGAAGFIDDGKLKLQLRNVYFNENFRDEQGMSPRAAANAKSERVEWAQGFLLDYQSGFTQGPLGLGLDALGLVGVRLDSGRGRSGTGLLPVHDDGRAADEFASAGVTAKARLGQTVVKHGTLLPKTPVLVYNDARLLPQTYQGTQLTSTDVEGLTLTAGHLDRFKQRDSSDSTGLYLDGYGGDESGDFSFAGADYAINKQLRVSYFHGQLEHFYRQDYAGLVHDLPLAGGVFTTDLRYFKSRDSGAAYGGKIDNDMFSGQVSYTHSGHTVGAGYQVLDGDAGLPYISGATVYSFSNVGIGKFIEEEEKTWMASYAYNFAAAGIPGLTFMARYLSGDNGRSADAELNEWERDVELAYVVQSGPVKGLGVKLRNYVYRSDFSRGRDSNRIYLTYDIAVW, from the coding sequence ATGTCCCGAGCTGTTTTCCGTGGGGCCACCTGTGGCCTGCTCTGCGGCTGGCTGCCTGTGGCCGGCGCTGCCGGATTTATCGACGATGGCAAGCTCAAACTGCAGCTGCGCAACGTCTACTTCAACGAAAACTTCCGCGACGAACAGGGCATGAGCCCCCGTGCCGCCGCCAACGCCAAAAGTGAGCGGGTGGAATGGGCGCAGGGTTTTTTACTCGATTACCAATCAGGGTTTACCCAAGGGCCACTGGGGTTGGGGCTAGATGCCTTGGGGCTCGTAGGCGTTCGGCTCGATTCGGGACGTGGCCGTAGCGGTACCGGCTTGCTGCCGGTCCACGACGATGGCCGTGCCGCAGACGAATTCGCCAGCGCCGGGGTGACGGCCAAGGCGCGCCTGGGGCAGACCGTGGTCAAGCATGGCACCTTGCTGCCCAAGACGCCGGTGCTGGTCTACAACGATGCGCGGTTGTTGCCTCAGACCTACCAGGGCACGCAACTGACCAGTACCGATGTCGAAGGGCTGACCCTGACTGCCGGCCACCTGGATCGCTTCAAGCAGCGGGACTCGTCCGATAGCACGGGCCTGTACCTGGATGGCTATGGTGGCGACGAGTCTGGCGATTTCAGCTTTGCTGGCGCTGACTACGCCATCAACAAGCAACTGCGGGTGAGCTACTTTCACGGCCAGCTCGAACATTTCTACCGCCAGGACTATGCCGGCCTGGTACACGACCTGCCGCTGGCCGGCGGGGTGTTCACCACTGACTTGCGCTACTTCAAAAGCCGCGACAGCGGAGCCGCTTACGGTGGCAAGATCGACAACGACATGTTCAGTGGGCAGGTGTCGTATACCCACTCCGGGCACACCGTCGGTGCCGGTTACCAGGTGCTCGACGGTGATGCTGGGCTGCCATACATCAGCGGTGCGACGGTCTACTCGTTCAGCAACGTGGGCATCGGCAAGTTCATCGAGGAGGAAGAGAAAACCTGGATGGCAAGCTACGCCTACAACTTTGCAGCGGCCGGCATCCCCGGGCTGACCTTCATGGCGCGCTACCTGAGCGGGGACAATGGTCGCTCCGCTGACGCCGAGCTCAACGAATGGGAGCGTGATGTGGAACTCGCCTACGTTGTGCAGTCCGGGCCCGTCAAAGGGTTGGGTGTGAAACTGCGCAACTATGTCTACCGTTCTGATTTCTCCCGCGGTCGCGACAGCAACCGGATCTACCTAACCTACGACATCGCGGTTTGGTGA